The Sardina pilchardus chromosome 24, fSarPil1.1, whole genome shotgun sequence nucleotide sequence AGATGGTCAGCCGATGCATGTATCTGAACATCCTGCTGCAGACCAAATCTCATGACATTCTTAACAGGTATGAGGCTTTTCTGGATAATGAGTTTTCTTTATTCCAACTAAAATAGAGTATAATTTTAAAATAAGTCATTGAAGTAAGAACATAACTGGAGTACAATACAAGAACTGACTCATCTTATGAATTGTTGTTggactcttcctctgtctctcgtaGATTTATCCGAGTGGGTGGCTACAAGCTGTTGAACTCATGGCTCACCTACTCAAagaccaccaccaacacaccacTGCTGCAGCTCATCCTCCTGACCCTGCAGAAGCTGCCTCTCACCGTGGACCATCTCAAGCAGGTAAGGAGTCTTGTACCATGCATTGCTCTAGGGTGCAGTAAAGAGCTAGTGTGCATGACTTCCTGTTGAGGTATTTGGAATGTGGGAATTTCCTAAAGTCATGTATTTCCTTCTCCAACTAGAACAACACTGCCAAGTTGGTGAAGCAGTTGAGCAAAGGGGGTGAGACAGAAGGTAAGTCTTCTTATCTTACCTTACTAATATTTCTTTGAAATCAAATGGTGCCAGGTCAGAGTAAAATCTACTAGATTGAATTCTTCTTCCATTATAATCATGTGAATTGGCTATTCATCACCGCTATTGCATGGATGTGTTTGTGAccacatatgtgtttgtgttttccccACAGAGCTGAGGAAGCTGGCCTCAGTGCTGGTTGAAGGCTGGATGAACATCATCCGTTCCCAGAGTGTGGCCGCCGCTGCCGGTGGCTCCCCAGCAGGTAAGCGCCTCCACCACAGCCTCCTTTCAGTCAACCTCTCACTTCCTTCTAACTAATGGCCATATCTCTTACAAATGTATTTCTTCCTGGGTCTCAATTCaagggttttgttttgtttgttttaatgcgAAATCTTGACTTGTATTTTGTTTGGGATTTCTCAgataagaagaaaaagaaagaagagggcAAGCGACCTGAAGTGAAGAACATTGAAGGCAAaagtgaagaagagaagaagaaagagaagccCAAGGCTCATGCTCCCAGCCACGCCAAAATCCGCTCCATAGGTGCGTAGCCTGGCCCAAAGTTTTATAGTTTGAAATGGTTTATTTCTTTCTTCCCCCTCAAGGGGCCATCATTATGCCTGCATTTACGCCATATCCATTGCTCTCTCACAGGTTTGGAGATGGACACTCCCACTCCATTGCCGCCCAAGAAGCCCCCTGCAGCCCCTGTGCTTGGTGACAAATACAACATCAAGCCAGCAGTGCTCAAGAGGCCTAGGTAACTACCATCACCCAGTCACTTATTACACCATCTCTGGCTCTTGCCTTAACTTGAGTGAGGCAGTATTGCTAGATGCTCATGCGGAAATGTAGTGCATTTTTGCTGTATGTGAGGTCATTTGAACGTAGTGTTTTGCTGTTCATTGTTTCGGCAACCTGTCGTTAAGCGTcgctttttttctcctttctccaACCTCAGTGGCTCCCCATCAGATGCCCCGCCGGTGGAGAAGAAATACAAGCCCCTCAACACTAACTCCACCAAGGAGTCCCGCATCAAAATCATTCCTGCCCAGCGTAAgtcctctttttcccttttcttctctcatctGATGTtttgaacgcacacacacacacacacacacacacacacacacacatcccatatcCATCCCAATGTCATTCCCCGGCTcatcttttcctcctcttcttcagccATGGAGTGCACCGGCTTCTTGGATGCCCTCAACTCGGCCCCAGTTCCAGGCATCAAGATCAAGAAGAAGTCCAAGACCAACAAGGCCGTCTCTCCTACCTCTACCAAGGTAATCATGCCTTTCTCAACTCTTGTCTCATGCCGGGAGGTTAAGAGCAGATGACTTGATGGGTCAGAGTCTCGTGCCGTAAGCAAACAACACtcatccttcctcttcctctctctctctcttttttttttctcaacctCAGCCGTGTCCGTTCGACACTAAGCCCAGCAGCGCGCTGGCCAAGCCCTCGTCCCCCGAGGCTCCCATGTCTCTCACCCCCGCCGAGGAGCctctggagctggagcagcCCGGCACGCCCGTACCAGCCGAAGACCCCGAGGCCATGGACACCTCCAGTAAGTCCCCCTCTTACCACAGAAAGAGTTTACAGACCATCGCAAGACTCTGCTTGACTTGTAAACGTATCCCGCTTGTGTTTTACTATTgtttctctcccactttctAAATGTTTGTACAGTGGAGAGAACTTAAAGCTGGATGACATTTCCATTATGCTCTGTGAGAATTTGACTGTGTTTTGACTGTGGCATtctacattttctctctctctctttctcttgcagcCGACAAGCCCAATGCTCTGGTGGAGATTCGTGGAGATGAAGAGAACCTGACGAAGaaagggaagaagaagaagaacgtGACCtgggcagaggaggagcagctcAAAGAGTACTTCTACTTTGACCTGGACGAGACCGAGAGAGGTGAGGCATCTGTCCTCCATTGGTCCATTCTGAGGAGAACATGCAACCTTGTTAGTGACCAGAAGTGATGTGATGCAAGATATGGTTATCAGTGGTTAAAAGCCTAACTCCTTCTTTGACcgtttctctcttctccagtAAACGTGAACAAGATCAAGGACTTTGGTGAGGCAGCCAAGCGTGAGCTGATGATGGACAGGCAGACGTTCGAGATGGCCCGCCGCCTGTCTCACGACACCATGGAGGAGCGGGTGCCCTTCACTCCTCCACGACCCATCAGCCTGCCCACCTCGCTGGTGAACTTCGGCGCCAACAGCACCGAGAAACTGACCCAGAGGGACCGCGAGATGGGCATTCTGCAGGAGATCTTCCTCAGCAAGGAGAGGTATGGAAGGAGCCGCTAAGCAATTTGAACGATCTCTTTCTTTTATAAGTGGGAGCATGAGGAGGAGTAGGGGGATTATttcttgaattttcccttggggatcaataaagtatctgtctatctatctatctatctatctatctatctatctatttgacTGTGAGGTTTGGTCAGCAGGAAGCCTGCTAGGTTAGATCTATTTGGTCTGTTGATGATTGATTGGACCTCCatttgtttctcttcagtgtcCCGGACAGCCCCCATGAGCCTGATCCTGAGCCCTATGAGCCCATGCCCCCACGCCTCATCCCCCTGGACGAGGTAAggacatgtgcacgcacacacacacacacactctatatatCTCTAACAATCAATCACCGTTTCtttttctgattctgatgtgTAAGTGTGAGGAAGCCATATTTTACAGTTGACTGCAACACGCAATGATACCTGACCTCACGTCTCCCTCTCGCTTCTCTACTCAAGCAGGACTCCACCCCGATGGAAGAGCCGTTCGTTGACCAGACGGAAAATGCCCCTCCCTCCGGCATGCCCATGGGTGGTCTGCCCCTCGGTGGATTGCCCCTCGGTGGATTGCCCCTCGGTGGATTGCCCCTCGGTGGATTGCCCCTCGGTGGATTGCCCCTCGGCGGACTGCCCCTCGGTGGCCCAGAGGGTTCCAAACTGCCCCCCGTCCTGCAGAACCTCATCGGCAGCCTGGGCAACAGCGGGCGCAGCCCCCAGATGCAGGGCAACCCCGCACCACCCACCAACAACCCAGCCCTCAACGTCAACGTGCAGGAGCTGCTGACCTCCATCATGGTAAGAGACCAGAGCTTTGACAACAGTTGTTACTCTAAGggaatttgtttttttgtttttttggatttGGCTATTTGTGTGGGATAACCATTTCACTGTGACCATCATTTTTTATTCCTATTTAAGATGCACAGATTAATAATAGGTTGATAATATAAGATGCACGGATTAATAATAGGTTGACAATATAAGGTGGTCTTTTTAGTAATTTCTTGTCCAGTATTTACagtgttctttcttttttttctgtctctgtctgtttagGGTGCCCAGGGAAACCAGTCGGCAGAGGACCTAATCAAGCAGCCTGACTTCTCCGACAAGATCAAGCAGCTGCTAGGCTCTCTGCAGCAGACTCAGAACCAAAACCAGAACCCCAACCAGAACATGCCTAACAACATGCCACCAGGTTAGCTCATGACTATGAACACACTTAGCACCAGGGCTCACTCCATAGGTCTCCAATGCCTtcatttaccatttaccatttacagTTTTATCACACATTTTATGATGCACATTATATGCATTATGTGTGTTACTGTTGTTTTGTTGAGTATTTattttgacgtgtgtgtgtgtgtgtttttctacaGTGGCTACCGGTCTTCTGGGCCACGGCCCCggcatgaacatgaacatgcccATGAACATGAATATGAACATGCCCATGAACGGAGGCTACCCGCCCAACAAGCCCCCCGGCGGCCCGCACtacaaccaccccccacccccgcacGGCCACGGGCCCCCGGGCTTCAACGCCGGCGGTCCCGGCCCACGCATGATGGGGCCTCCCCCCGGACCCGGAGGTCGCGGCGGAGACAACGGCAACTATTGGGGCGACGACTCCATGAGGGGCGGCCCACACCGCGGAGGCCACTTCCACCGCGGCCGAGGGCGAGGAGGCGACCAGGGCTTCAGAGGCAGGGGCCGTGGAGGACCCAGAGGAGGCCACAACAACATGGGCGGTAAGTCAGACAGCTCCCTATTGCACTGTACTGtgtactgcactgcactgtactgtactgtactatactatactgtatactatagCCAGGCTAGTATCAGTGCTGTTTATACACTTCACTTTTACACAACGGTTAGGAGGTGAGGACTAATACATAGAATAACATACATAACATTTCTACACATCGGGAGTTATATATACACTTACTAGAAAATTAGAAATTGTGTGAACAATATTGGTATTGAACAATATCAGTATCTTACTGATATTGTTCATTTTTAGCTGCTTGAAGTTTAATCCCCCCTCTCATTTCTCCTCAGACATGTCCAAGAGGCCGGTATGTCGACACTTCATGATGAAGGGCAACTGCCGATACGAGAACAACTGCGCCTTCTACCACCCTGGGGTTAACGGGCCACCTCTGCCCCCCCAGCATTGACAGTCACATAACACCCCctaacccccaccccatccctcctctccatgCCTGTGGGCACTGAATCtcactatatacacacacacacacacacacacacactcacagtcattcAAACAGACAGTGGCCATTTGAACACTCCCTCAGTGTTTCACTAGGGGGCAGCTGGACTCAAGTCAGAGCCTCTGCAGTGACACACCGGCAACTACTCCTGTGTGAGTTCAGCCGCTGAAGCCAAGCTTGGATgatcacacattcactcacacacacacacacacacaaacaaagagagacTTGCCCCAGCCCTGAAATGGCCAGTACCCGCGGTACCCGCTCCAGTGGCCTTAAGCAAAGAACACTACTTCTCTTTCCATGCTTGGTCACAAGGCTTCTGGGAACATAGTGGCATGCTGTGGCTCACAAAGACTGTCAAGGTGttcaagacagacaaacaaagcagTGAGCTGATCATCAATATTCATGAGGAACTTGCTTTTACTTCTACACCCTTCTTTGCCCTCTCCCCCAAAAAAACCCAACCCCAGTCAGTGGAGATTGTGGGGTCCCCTTGTTCCCCCATGACCACTAAAATGAGCGCAGGCAGAGCTTGTTCTCCTGGACATGATCTCTGTCCAGTGTCTGTCCTACACTCATTCCCACCCCCCAAACCCATGATGTTCCTTTCTGGTCCTGAATGCCCTGTTGCACTTTTTCCAGCCCAAAATGAGAGAAGAACATATATAGATTTTACAGAGTTCTATTTTTTACTATTTAACATTGACAGATTGAAGTATTAACCCCTCTACAGACTCCTCTTGTGAGCGTACTCTTTTTTTTGCTCGAGGAGAAATCCTTAGACTAACTGTGGATCTTCAGTCTTTTAAGCTACAAAACCAAGAGTTTCATCTCACTGAAAATACAGTGTTTTGTGGCCTTTTTTGATTTAGCGTCTAGAGATGTATGTAGGAAAAAGAAAACCTTGCTTACGGTTTTAAGACTATTAGCAAgacttaaaaaagaaaaaaaacacagtaaggAACAACACTGTTTGGGATTGCCTTTAAACGTCAGTTGACTACGCTTGAACCGTGTTGCCGTTTGTGCAGTCCAGACCGAGGTCCACCTTGATTTACTGTTTCATTCCCAAAAGCTCTCAGCCATCAAATGAGCGCACATTTGGCCACACTGTTCAATTTCttcctcctttttctccctttttttttgttttttttgtttatgtcctTGTGGAATTTCCCCATGTTAGCATCTCATAATCTGCTAATTGTACTCAAGAGGCCTCCCAAAAGGCCTTGTGTTTGCTGTCCCCCACAGCTAAGCTGCTGCTCCCTTGGGTTATTGAAAGTGTGCAGTATTGAAGCGAGAGAAGGGGACCTGTAGGTTGTGATGGAGGTGACTTATTAACGCCTTATATTCATTGACCCCAAAGAGCAGATGATGCAGTATTACAGATGGGGCATATGCACTGATGTGaaagatgattatgatgatgatgatgaccacTGATTTGAATCTGGTTCATTGAAagaattttttttgttgttgtccaaGGGCACAAACATTTAGctacattttttgttttgtctgtctctttagCCTTTGTCCACAAATTCTAAATACTGTATTTGGAGGTTTGCCACTGGCTTTCAAAATTGTACtttctgctgtttttttctctctctctcgccgctCTCTCTTCCACTTTGAGGACCGTTTGTTGAGAGGCAATTAATTCAAAGTTGTGAACATGATTCAGATGGATATGTGCTGTACCTTATGTATCTGTTCGGTGTGACAATCATGAGGTGGTTCAGCACACATCACCTATTTTCTATGAATGTTAATGGTGCCAGATGAACTCTTTTGATCATTTCTTTcacaatgtgtgagtgtgtgtgtcttatcacCGTCCCACGTTTAAACTCTCAGATTCAATGAGGTGGTacgattgtgtgtatgtgtgtttgtttgtgttgggatgttgtgaatgtcagAACCTAAACAGGGGGTCATGAACCACTCTCTGGGCCAAGCCTTTTCAAATTGTTTTCTGTGAAAACAGTGGCTTTCATGTCTCTtgtgggactttttttttttttttaagttctgCCCCTGCTCCTTGGTTTGGTTACGTTTTGGTTAcgagttgtttttattttgatacattaataataaaattgCTTCTTTTTAACCTCTGTGCGGAGAAggggttttttgtttgtgtatagaGTTGTGTGTATCTGAATGATTGGaagacatacatgcacatgtataTTGCATATTATTCACACATTGTCATAAGTATTTTGTACATGCATCAATAAATGTGGAAAATTATATCCGGTACGTCTGTGTGAAGTTTTTTTAAGTGGGCTGGATTTCTATGTCACAAATGTGACTTGCCTTACTACCCTTAATATCGTCAAAGGTTGACACCGGCATCGGCAAACTACATTGCCCTCCCTTATATTTTGTTTGCTTTACACAATCATTGCTTCAACCCCCCAGGGGTTAACATCCCCGTCTGCCAGCCTTTTGTTTGCAGCCAATCAGCATAGCCTTGGTGAGGCCTGATCCAATCACAGGGCGTTTGGCCAACCACCAGGAATATCCGTGTTCTAAGGGCGGGGCTGACCACAGGTGGCACATGCGGGATGTGGACAGGAGTGGTCTTGGGAAGCCGCCCTCCAAGGTAAATATTGACCCGGGCTCAGTACCGCGTCAGTCCGCATCACTGCGTGAATGTGTGCACAACCAGAGTTAAGGACACCTCAGCTCTCCGCTCCCGTTCAACACGTTTTGCCTCACGTCCAGCATATGCCACATGTCTATGTTAGGTGTAAATGACGCATTGGCCCAGTATCAGGGCAAGATATTCAGATATCATTTGATTAGGTAATAAATGGTTCTCCAGTCATGATGAAACTAGTAATATTCAGATACACCATGAGCAGTGAAATACAGTATAATCTTGAATTATACACTGCTGCAAATTGTTGCATTTCAATTCGTGCATCGGATTTGCTTAGTAGTGAAACATAGAAATGCTACTTTGAATTGCACTTTGGGCTTTCCCTATGtatttaaattaaacaaaattaagaaaagaaaataacgCTGATTAATAATATGAGTAGTTATAATACTGTAATGTGAACAGGTAACTTTTCTTGAGTTTTTTATTTCATAAAACTACTTCATATGTGCAAGACTTGAGTTCTTGTTCTTTAATGATATGGTATTAATTAAGTACCGTTATGGTCAAATCAAGCCTGTGGCCCTCACCATATTGTCTCCATTCTACCTGACGACTAGTCAGACTCTGAAAATGGTGGGAAATAAATGAACTCTTGCATTTGCTCCTGTAGGGGACGGGGGGAAACCGCCATGTCAAAGGATTGATTCATGCAGTCAGATGTACGTTGGCTGTCTCGAAGGCCCTGTCTTGATTGAATGCTGAACAAAGGGGCCATTGATTCAGTGCATGTCATTTTATCCCTCAGCCAGAGGACCATGGACAGGGAAAAGACTTGGTCTCCGATGTACCCAACAATTTTCTCAGGAAAAGTCGAACTATGTGAATCGTAGGAACTAATTATTGCAGTATAGCGACAACAAACCTATCTGTATCTTCTAGACTTCTCAGAAGTATGGTTATGGTACAGTATTTGAAAGTATCCCATTATTGTGTTCTTGTTATTTTCTACACATTTTTGGCtcatttattcatatttatacATGAAATGAGCACATCTTTGCATAGTAAAAAACAGAACATATTCATGGCTAAACTAAGGCGCAATGAAATGACAGTAGATGCCAGCTTTCAGAGCAATCTGTTTGTCTAATTTCATATCTCTGATCATTCTCCAGCCAACATTTGTATGTGCAGAccatgtggatatacagtatgtgttgccaATATGGGTTCAATATGGGACTGTCCACTGGTTCCAAAGTGGCCCCATGTAATTTTTCCACATGTGCTCCATGCAAGATTACACTGGGTTTCATTTGCGTCCCAACTGGGCAATATACGTTGGACCCATCTTGACCCCAGCCTTAAATTCTACCTGGGTTCTGCATGGGTTGAAATATGGGTATTTGGTGCGATTGTCAGCAGGTTCCAAAGTTGCCCCATGTCATTTGCCCACATGGGCTCCATGCAGGACTACACTGGGTTTTATTTGGGTCCCAATTGGGCAACATACCTTGGTCCCTTCTGGAACTCAGCCTTAAATTCTACCTGGGTTCTACATGGGCATCACATTTATGGTTTTGGAGAATATAGCTACATAAAATAGAGCCATTACAGATACCCCTGGGTTCCAGAAATAGTCTCTTTTCtcattaaaatgaaacaaatgaaacaaagaAGGCCATCCAGACCTTTGAGGTCTATGTCCTCAGGACAGTTCAACAATAGTTTTAATGCGTTTCAGTGTCACCTGAGAGAGACTTTGGCTCAATTCTTTGATGCACGTTTCCGGAAAGTTTGTGAGGGCTTAGGGCTTATACAATTGCGAAGTGCATGAGGCTTCCTCACTGATTTTCTGCGCCATTAGTGTAAGTCCGTAATCATGCAGACTTTAACCCTGGGAATTACCAGCAATTCATTGTGTGAAAAAGCTAAATGTCAGTTAAGCCTTTGAGGCTTCAGGGAACATGTAGGCAATACACCCAAAAAATAGAACCCTGGGGGACTCCACAAGAGTCACAAAGTCACTTATGCTGACAGAAAAGCTGACATATTATTATACtatcacctgaggaaggtctatgaccgaaacgttgtaaataaatgtatgcatgcgtaatggacagtgtgcaggATTTTCTTTCACAAGAAAAGCTGACAGACACGTGGGCCTTAGCCACTTCTGTGCAGTAGTGAGTTCGGCAAAGGTGCAGTGGTTCACATTGGGTTTTCTCAGCACTATAAGCATGACACTAACACGGTTAAGGATTTGTTATTACAAGACACCAAATAAATGAGACGGAAAGGTCTTAGGACACGTCAGATTTTTTAATGACCCTGCCTTTTCACTTTTCCTCTTCCTTGTCTTCCCCTCATGTAACTGAGAGGCTGGATTTGTCCTTCTTCTGGAATGAGTCATTATTTGTTGTGAATTGTGCTGGTGAACCTCCTGTTATTACACAAAACTTCCCATGTGGAGATAAAGATGGAaggagagtgggtgagtgagtgagagtgagagagagaaagagaggtcatGATTAAATTGAACTGACTCACCTTTAGTTAACTGGTCTATGACCCAGAAAACTCCACTTCATCACTATGGAGataatgtcaaacacacacaaaccttctgCTTATAACTCCGAGCACTCACACCTTTGAATTTTAGCTGGAACACAGTCACTCAGATCACTGTGAAAATATGCTCTGTTATTCCACtgtgttatttttcaaaaatgtacTGTTACACATAGTATCAACACAGTAGATTGCATATACTAACCATATTGCATGTTACTACTATGTTACGTTTTACATTTAGTTATATCACACATCTGTCTAAAATTaatctgccaaatagcataaccataactataaccacaaTGTACTGATGTAATAACTTTTAAACAACATGCAAACAAAATACAGATGGGGAGAAAAGTGTCAAACTGTGCAATGACTGGAAGCTCATCCTTGAGGCGCAGTCAAGGTTTTCAGGTTGGACATGAATAGAGCCAATCGTGATTGGACTAATCATCCAAACATCCAAAATCAATCCACTGATGTCTGCTGAGCTGTCCTTGGACCAGAGCCAAAATCTTAACATGAACCCTCCCTGTACTGTACAAGCTTCTCATCTATTATCCCTGACCAATATACGGTAGTTAACGCTTATACTGTAATTACATTTGTACAATACAGTTTACCCTACATTTGACATTTGGAGAATGTTAATAATCAAGTTTAAAACTAAAGACAACCAGTTTTTTGGGGCTTGTCAAGGACTACAGGCGCTATAGAATCCTGCTCCACACATTCCTCCAGGCGACAGGAGAACAaaagagatggggaggaggCGGACCTAGCAGGTGTACAGGTGTATAAAGGCTGCACAGGTGCATACGGGCCGGTACACTTGCCACCAAGCGGTCTGAGCTTGCACAAAGGGGCCACTTTAGAGCAGGTAAGAGAGCCAAAGGGCCCTGTTTCATTTCTTCTTTCAGCTCCTCTCCTGCTGTCATCCATtgcctgcacacagacacacattatctctccctctctctctttcacacacactctctctcacacacacacacacacacacacacacacacactggatcttATCTTAGATCTCTCTGCGTTTGGTGTTGGGTATCAGTATCTCTCTGTAGCGGAggatctgtgtgtctctgtgtctcctgGCCA carries:
- the ppp1r10 gene encoding serine/threonine-protein phosphatase 1 regulatory subunit 10 isoform X1, with protein sequence MVQNAQVDFGMGSALNDPHGKLGSNELPSEDVRHSSYSQCSQFAPMAVGPVDPREVLKGVEALLGKDGELRSLEGVAKVFSLMKASHKMVSRCMYLNILLQTKSHDILNRFIRVGGYKLLNSWLTYSKTTTNTPLLQLILLTLQKLPLTVDHLKQNNTAKLVKQLSKGGETEELRKLASVLVEGWMNIIRSQSVAAAAGGSPADKKKKKEEGKRPEVKNIEGKSEEEKKKEKPKAHAPSHAKIRSIGLEMDTPTPLPPKKPPAAPVLGDKYNIKPAVLKRPSGSPSDAPPVEKKYKPLNTNSTKESRIKIIPAQPMECTGFLDALNSAPVPGIKIKKKSKTNKAVSPTSTKPCPFDTKPSSALAKPSSPEAPMSLTPAEEPLELEQPGTPVPAEDPEAMDTSTDKPNALVEIRGDEENLTKKGKKKKNVTWAEEEQLKEYFYFDLDETERVNVNKIKDFGEAAKRELMMDRQTFEMARRLSHDTMEERVPFTPPRPISLPTSLVNFGANSTEKLTQRDREMGILQEIFLSKESVPDSPHEPDPEPYEPMPPRLIPLDEQDSTPMEEPFVDQTENAPPSGMPMGGLPLGGLPLGGLPLGGLPLGGLPLGGLPLGGLPLGGPEGSKLPPVLQNLIGSLGNSGRSPQMQGNPAPPTNNPALNVNVQELLTSIMGAQGNQSAEDLIKQPDFSDKIKQLLGSLQQTQNQNQNPNQNMPNNMPPVATGLLGHGPGMNMNMPMNMNMNMPMNGGYPPNKPPGGPHYNHPPPPHGHGPPGFNAGGPGPRMMGPPPGPGGRGGDNGNYWGDDSMRGGPHRGGHFHRGRGRGGDQGFRGRGRGGPRGGHNNMGDMSKRPVCRHFMMKGNCRYENNCAFYHPGVNGPPLPPQH
- the ppp1r10 gene encoding serine/threonine-protein phosphatase 1 regulatory subunit 10 isoform X2, whose translation is MVQNAQVDFGMGSALNDPHGKLGSNELPSEDVRHSSYSQCSQFAPMAVGPVDPREVLKGVEALLGKDGELRSLEGVAKVFSLMKASHKMVSRCMYLNILLQTKSHDILNRFIRVGGYKLLNSWLTYSKTTTNTPLLQLILLTLQKLPLTVDHLKQNNTAKLVKQLSKGGETEELRKLASVLVEGWMNIIRSQSVAAAAGGSPADKKKKKEEGKRPEVKNIEGKSEEEKKKEKPKAHAPSHAKIRSIGLEMDTPTPLPPKKPPAAPVLGDKYNIKPAVLKRPSGSPSDAPPVEKKYKPLNTNSTKESRIKIIPAQPMECTGFLDALNSAPVPGIKIKKKSKTNKAVSPTSTKPCPFDTKPSSALAKPSSPEAPMSLTPAEEPLELEQPGTPVPAEDPEAMDTSTDKPNALVEIRGDEENLTKKGKKKKNVTWAEEEQLKEYFYFDLDETERVNVNKIKDFGEAAKRELMMDRQTFEMARRLSHDTMEERVPFTPPRPISLPTSLVNFGANSTEKLTQRDREMGILQEIFLSKESVPDSPHEPDPEPYEPMPPRLIPLDEDSTPMEEPFVDQTENAPPSGMPMGGLPLGGLPLGGLPLGGLPLGGLPLGGLPLGGLPLGGPEGSKLPPVLQNLIGSLGNSGRSPQMQGNPAPPTNNPALNVNVQELLTSIMGAQGNQSAEDLIKQPDFSDKIKQLLGSLQQTQNQNQNPNQNMPNNMPPVATGLLGHGPGMNMNMPMNMNMNMPMNGGYPPNKPPGGPHYNHPPPPHGHGPPGFNAGGPGPRMMGPPPGPGGRGGDNGNYWGDDSMRGGPHRGGHFHRGRGRGGDQGFRGRGRGGPRGGHNNMGDMSKRPVCRHFMMKGNCRYENNCAFYHPGVNGPPLPPQH
- the ppp1r10 gene encoding serine/threonine-protein phosphatase 1 regulatory subunit 10 isoform X3 produces the protein MAVGPVDPREVLKGVEALLGKDGELRSLEGVAKVFSLMKASHKMVSRCMYLNILLQTKSHDILNRFIRVGGYKLLNSWLTYSKTTTNTPLLQLILLTLQKLPLTVDHLKQNNTAKLVKQLSKGGETEELRKLASVLVEGWMNIIRSQSVAAAAGGSPADKKKKKEEGKRPEVKNIEGKSEEEKKKEKPKAHAPSHAKIRSIGLEMDTPTPLPPKKPPAAPVLGDKYNIKPAVLKRPSGSPSDAPPVEKKYKPLNTNSTKESRIKIIPAQPMECTGFLDALNSAPVPGIKIKKKSKTNKAVSPTSTKPCPFDTKPSSALAKPSSPEAPMSLTPAEEPLELEQPGTPVPAEDPEAMDTSTDKPNALVEIRGDEENLTKKGKKKKNVTWAEEEQLKEYFYFDLDETERVNVNKIKDFGEAAKRELMMDRQTFEMARRLSHDTMEERVPFTPPRPISLPTSLVNFGANSTEKLTQRDREMGILQEIFLSKESVPDSPHEPDPEPYEPMPPRLIPLDEQDSTPMEEPFVDQTENAPPSGMPMGGLPLGGLPLGGLPLGGLPLGGLPLGGLPLGGLPLGGPEGSKLPPVLQNLIGSLGNSGRSPQMQGNPAPPTNNPALNVNVQELLTSIMGAQGNQSAEDLIKQPDFSDKIKQLLGSLQQTQNQNQNPNQNMPNNMPPVATGLLGHGPGMNMNMPMNMNMNMPMNGGYPPNKPPGGPHYNHPPPPHGHGPPGFNAGGPGPRMMGPPPGPGGRGGDNGNYWGDDSMRGGPHRGGHFHRGRGRGGDQGFRGRGRGGPRGGHNNMGDMSKRPVCRHFMMKGNCRYENNCAFYHPGVNGPPLPPQH